The genomic segment TAGTCGAGTCACGTCTTTAACTCGGAGTTCCATTTTCTACGTTGTTTGAAGACGACTAGACGCACTCATTCAGCAGCGAACTTCGGTGGCGGTGCGAAGGCCAATCAGCGCGGAAGGCCAAGAGGTGGCCTGAAGCGCGCGGCATTTGACTGAGAATAATTCCAAAAATCCCAAGTAGATGTTGATACAGGACACGGTCTGCAGACGAAAGACGGTACAGCAAAGCAGGTGAAAAGAGTGGGCAACCACAAGCTGCGTAGCCCTTattttctcttgtctctgcagacgaaTTCCTCCACTAAGAAGGGAGAGTCTCTGGAGGACAGCATTCGCATGTTTGCAGCTTACAGCGACTGCATCGTGCTCCGACACCCCGAGAAGGTACGCAGAAGGTTTTTTCGTTTGTATCGATCTGGTGGAAGATCTGTGGGTGAAAACATATGTTCGCTGTGGTGTTAATAAACATGGCACGGCTCCTTCCCATatctttcgtcttcgctgttgTTCAAATGTTCGTTGTGGCTCTGTCAACGGGGGAAAATTGCTGCGAAAAATTGCTCTGCTTATATACAGACGTTGCCAAGACACTGGTTTCCCGTCGCGTACTAAGACGTTTGTTTCCCTTCACGACCATTCACTCAAATGGATAGTTTCCACGTGGTCAGAGAGAGTCACTTCCACTTTTGTGTTAGACATTCTTTGGCACATGTCGACAGCCTATTTCGTATTTCTGTGTATTGTAGAGCATGAGACTCGAGGACGAATGGAGTTACTTTCTAAGCACTGAATAGTACGCTAGCCAGTACCACTCAAAGCCATGCTTGCCTCCATCACCTCGCTTTCGCCTTCGGTCTTTCTCTCAGGGCTCTATGGAACGCGCAACCCGGGCCTTGAAAGACGTGCGAGTGGGAAGGCCGCCTTGCTGTTTGCTCAGTGCGGGCGACGGAGCAGGGGAACACCCGACGCAGGCTCTTCTCGATTTGCTGACTGTCGTTCAGCTCCGCCCCCGCTGGTGGGAGGCGCAGCTCAAAAAGATTGAGGGCGACAGCAGCTGCATCCGAGATCCGAATGAGAAAAATAACTTGGTCGAGCATCAACCCGAAGCGACGCTACGGGTGGCTTTTGTGGGGGACCTCAAGAACGGCAGGTAGGGCACTGATGGCACCCTGGTGGTAGCAAAGGCAGGAGTCGACATTGCGAGAGGGAAACAACAACACATCTGCAAGAGTATAGAGAAGCGGCGACACGCGGATGCCTAAACTCTATATTTGCAGTTTGTGGCTGTTCTGTAATTAGGTAGACGTGGGTCTTCACAATGTGACGGATTGCTTTGTTCAGGACTGTGCATTCTCTCGCGTtgcttctgtcgcgtttcgACTGTCACTTGACAGCCGTCAGCACCGAGGCCTCGGCTCTGCCCGCAAGTGTCGCGGAACGCGTCCGAGAAAATTTCAAGGCTCAGGTAACAAACTCTATGACTTCATTGCTTTGTTCAAGGCGAGCTTGCATGCACCCAGTTTAAGTTGTAACTTATTTGGAAACTGTAGACATTGAGAGTGTTGTTTCAGTAGACGCGTAGAACATGTCCGGTGTTCCCGAAGTTTTATTTGCTGTGCTGTGTATCAAGGGGAGAAACAGTGGCCGATCTACCAAGTCAGGCCGTCCCCAACTCGACATGGTGAACGGGGGAAAACACTTTGACACGGCCCTTGCTCTATTGTCTTCCACTAGTGGGTTCTCTGAATTCGTCGTCACTGTAAAGCTTAGATTTGTGCTGCGGACGAATGCGTCAGCACGTCAACTTTCTCAAGTTTCAGCAGTTTCGCCATTGCATGTGTGAGGCCCGTGTGACTCATTCGGGTCCGGCGACCCGACCTATGTGACTCACAGCCTGAAACCGGCGTTCTGTCGTTGAAACCAAGGGCATTCCTGAGTAGATAGGCAGGAGCGCTGGCGAATGCGTGTTCTCTGTATCCTTTGTTTCTACATTCCAGGGACTGTCtggcgaagagagacttATCTGCTCGTCAGATTTCCCTGAGGCCATTCGGACATCTGACGTGTTGTACATGACTCGTCTCCAGTCTGAGAGGCTTGATCATCCAGTGGTGCCGACAAGCGGACAGCAGTTCCCTCCCAGCGACTATCAACTGACGCGAGGTCTGCTCGAGAAACATGCCCGCCCCCATTTGAAGGTAAGGAGTGAAAGCTAAGGAAACACGTGACAGTCGAAGCCCGGCAGAAGCAAAACGAGAGAATGTATAGCCATTAGCGAAGCAATCAGTAACATTAAAAAAGCATTCAGTAACATTGAAAACACTCACGTCTAACCACTGAAGGAAGAGCTGGTATGAAGGCCTTGAACGTTCTCGCTGACTCAATCTGTTGCGATACAGCCGAATGGGCGGTGTGGATTCAGGGCCACCACTGGTCAAGCTGGTGTCTGGCTACAGCCTAAACGTGGCCGCATTTACGGCAGAGTGGTGCACACCTCATAACTCTCAAGGATTCTCAGTAAaacgtgtctctgtttagTGCTGAGTTCATTGGGGTTCTTTCAGGTCATGCACCCTCTCCCTCGCCGTGAAGAGATCGCGGTCGACGTTGATGATACGAATCATTGCGCCTACTTTACCCAGGCTGAGAACGGACTCTACATGCGCATGGCGCTGCTGTCAGTCTTTTTGAATCGAGGCACAGCACGCATGCTTCTGGGTCAGGCGTCTTAATGGCCAGCCACAGCGGTCGGTGCGTGTGCTGTAAACGACGTATGTGACGTGAAATCCTCCACGGAGTTTCGGTTACTTCCGCTTCAGAAACCGTCTGCACATCCACCCGTAGATacacgaaaaaaacaactttgTGGATTGTGGCAGTTTCACACCAACCGCCACTGCAGAGAGCGGGAAGTCCATTTGCAATTGTCTTGATACTTCCAGCTCAAGCAAGCTGCGCAGACTCGAGATGTACACAAGCGACCCAACTATTTGTCAGGAAAACTGTCCGTGCACAAAACAGACATCGGCGAGAGTAGAGCTTCGGCTGCCCAGAGAGGTCCCTTTTGTGTGTGAAAAGAGCCATGCCTTTGATCGTATTACACGCACTACGTAGCCATTAGTAAAACACCTGTTTCTTGCCTGCCAGTAGGCCACGGAAGAACGGGATATACTGACGCAATGGCGCGGACAGTCCGGCGTCCATAAATATAGCTATCACTCAGCGTGTGCTAGCACGGCATCTCCTGTGTTTCGTGTAACAGCGCGCTATGCGGATGCCTGAAAACTGCTGTCCGTCGGTTCGAACGGGGACAACGGGGCTTGTGTAGAGCAGGCAGACTTAGCGAGTGTAGATGTGTTACAATGCCATGCTAGACTTTGAAACAAGTCTTCAGCTCGTACGTAGATGCATCTGTTTGATTGCCTTGGTGTAGTTCGTGCAGGGTGAAACAAACATACCTAGAGGTGACGGAAACCGGCAAAGCGAGgcaaggaagggagaaaagttATACAATCTGTTGACATATTTGGTTTCGCTCGTGTATGGGCTCCACTCAGTTTCAGCGTCAGCGGAAAAAGCCCTTCCACGGACAGCACCGTCTTGCCTAGAAGAACGCCGTTGATAGATAAAAAGAACACATGAGCCACCAACGGTTCTGTGTAGGGTCACGGGAGACGGTAACAACAAAGTCGCGTCCGTCTTCACGAAGTATCACCTGATCTGCAGATGAAGCACATTGTTCCTCTGAAACTAGCCCACCACTGTTAGGCGTCGTCTGAGGATGTTTTGGCGCCCATGGGCGGTACTCTGGACTACTACACGACAAACGGACGATGAAGAATTCATGGTCATGGCGAACACGATTGCCAGTTGAAAACGCCAGACAGCCTCCAGAGGACAGTAGCACGTGTAGGAAAAACCTTAGGACCAGCGAAGATTCACGAGGCACACTGTTGACGCTAAAGAAGACTCCTACGCGTCACCCTCCCAGAAAAGCACTAGACATGGCACGACTCAGGGAAGGGGCAGGCTGCTCGTCCACAATGCTCCTGGGTGATCGGAGAGTCCTAGTTCCCAAGCGTAAACCGAGCCGTGGGCTAGAGATCGTCCTTTGTGGTTTTCTAAGTACGTCATCCATTGACCGGATCGTGGCGTCTCTCGCTAACGTCGGCCGCATTTCGTGTCGAGGCGACACGGTCCCCGGTCGTGGAGATCTTCGCGCGCCACGGGGAGAAGTCATTGACTCCCGCTCAACGTCACGTGTTCCATGCCTGTCTAACACTTGCTCGAGCAAGTCTGCAGCCGGTTCCCTGCTCGGCTCCCGAGAGCGCCGCCGAGTTCGATCCTTGCCCATTTCGTCTGCAACAGTCTTCTTGATATCTGCTGCCGCTTCTGTGATGCCGCCTAGTGCTTTGAACAACTGGGACAGCATCGTGCCTTCGCCATCAGCTATCCCCGGCTTCGCCGCCGGTGCACCGTGCACGTGCTGCTCGACAGGTTTTTGCAGCGGCGCATCTCTCGGAGGTTCGAAACCTGGCTCGAAGGGGCCCTCTGGAGGCGGAGGTTCGCGCAGCCGAGGTATCACATTATTGAGGGGATTCACACGAATGGCTTTAACCCAATCGGAGGCGTGCTTGAAAGACGTCTCAAAGTCCTGATGAAGCGTCCGAACGGTGTAGAAAGTAGGCTGTGGCCTGCCCGCATGAACTCCGGCGCTACACTCGTTCCTCATCTTTCGAAGCTGTTCAGCGTATAAGTCATTGAAGTAGAGACATTCGTCGAGCTCATGTTGAAGAATTTTGATAAGACGGCCTTGGTCTTTTACTTTCTTCAGTGCTCGGCAGGTAGCTTCCACTTGGCACGGATGAGTCGCTACCCACTtgtcctccttttcctctaTGTGCATCAACTTGCGCTGGATAATCCATTCTAGCTTGGATGCTTTTCTGCAGTCCTCGTTAAACTGCTGCAGGCGTATGTCAAATCCTTTCTTGAGCAGCAGAATGTCCTCGCTAGGTTCCGCCACCAGCTCTCGAGTTTTGGGACACACGTATGGCTCCACCAGTCTTTCCAGGCGCACTTTGTCACGCATGATCTCTTCATGTGCGTGAGTGAGAGCTGTGATCTGTGCTTGGTAAGTCCGAACCAGCGCTGGTACGCTCATGTCCTCGTCGGCAACGACGCCACTCGCGAGCAAAGGTGCCGGAGGCGCCTCTGCATAAGCGTTCCACTTCCATTGCGGTAGAGTCCTTTGCGAGTGAACGACGTAATTCGTGGGTCGTTGCACCCGCATGTTTTCACTCAAAGCACTAGTAGCAGAACCAACTCCTCTGCAGCGGCCAGTGCCACACTGCAGAAAATTGGGGAGCTTGCTGTGGTACCACCACGGAAGAGGATGCGCCGAACCATGAAGCAATTTTGTTTGTCGTATGAATCAGGTGAGAGCTCAGGAAACAGGCTGAACAAGTGAAACTGGAGTTGACAACGGCTGTAAGAATAGCAACAAGAAGCCTCAAGACCAGATGCGCTTTTGCGTTTCGGGTCAACCGGATGGCATGCAGATGGCTAGCAAATCGGGATGACCAGGGTGGATTGAGAACTCACCCTCCAGGTCATCAAGGTCATCAACTCCCCGCACCTGATAAAAGCTCTTCTTCAGGGGGACAACTTGAAGGTGGTAACACTAAACAAAGCTAACTTCGTTGTCCACTTACTGgcgcagcgaggaagacgatggTGTCGAAAGCGGCGGTCGGACTACGCGTGATTTCAAGAGCACAATGCCGATGCGCAGAGGCGTACGACGCTGGTACACTGGTTCCGGTTGTTCATGCGCGAGCGCTTCAGTACAGAAAATAGTTCCGTGGGGGTGTAAACTACCTTGAAGAGCAATCCCATCTCTGTTCAAGGTGGCATTTCGGCCACAGTGGCGGGTGACAAAACTGCAAGGTACCTCAGCCACAAGACACTCCTGCTAAAAGCAACCGTCAGGGTGGTGTCCGCCACGCGCACGGCCAGCACCGGACAAATGTGCTGAAAGTGGCCCCACAATGTCAATCATGTGTGGTCCCCCCCAACCTCAAAATAGGCCTTAGTTATTACCAAGTGTTAGGCAACTTGCTCTTCTGCAACATTGCTCGCGATACTGAAGCCGATCGCCGTTTTCTTTGAACGACATCGAGGACCGTCAGCGCAGCATCGGCGCCAGCTGCTGGCGCACTGAGGAAATCTGCATGGCAGCAAGCCGTTTGTTGTGGCGTTGTCCCTTTTGCAGGCCCACTGCAGCATATAACCCAGGAAATCATCGCTTAGGAGAATGCTCACGAAAATATGGGAATGCTGCTTCAATAGAAAAGATGCATACGGATTTGACAGTTCATCGGCGGCGAGGGATTCTTCAGCGCACAAGCCGGCAAGGGTACAGACAGGAAAACCGCTGGTCAAGAGCTGTGACAGAGTTTTCGTCACATGCGCTTAATAAATCCGCCTGGACTGATATGCATGTCCAGCACACAAAAATGCTATGGATGCGCTATTTGTGGCGTGTACATGTTGGCTCACGAGGTTAGAGGCGAGATACCGCGTCCACGGTCGAAACGGGTCGCCAACCGACCCCCAGTCTGTtcaacagaaaaaagcacGTCACGTCCACCGCGGGTAACGGAAAAGTTCCTCTTTAAAAAGCCTATACCAGACGAGTAGAAGAATCGAAGCAGAAAACCGGGCATGAAGCAGCTGAGCCACTTGCCGGCGTTTCCGGTGTGCCACGCGGGCATTCATGCCACAGGTCTGCTCATTGGCGTCGGAACCGCAGAGGGTGATGTGCTGAGAAAGGGAACGTCATCGGTTAATGCCTCAGAACGAAATGCAAAGCAACTCATTCAGCTATGTAAAGAGAGCAACGGAAGGGCGAATGGAGGTTTATCCCCCCCTCACGGAGGATGCCCGGCCGCTACCGCCCAACCAGTTCATTCATTCCCGTGATACGTGTGCTAGCTCTCTCCCTGCAACTGACTTGATACCTTCAGGCATCAGGCGTTTTCCAATCCACTGATAAACACAGCACAGCTGGTTGCGGCAGGTGGGGGAGCCATGTCGCGATGTCTTGCCTACACGGAAGTAGCCGCTGGTGTGTCTGTTATCCTTGTTGCGGTTTTACAGAAGCGTGCTTCAGTGATAGGAACAGACAAGACTACTGGTGAGGGAGTTCCTCGCTTTTTGCTTCGTGGCCTTACTCTTGCCACCGGCGTCCCACTCAATTTATAGAAGAATCAGTGTTGACATGCTCTAACACCGAACTGGAGATTGGCTGGTCTTGTGCACGAATACTAGATGTGAAGAACAGCCTCAGGCCATCAGAACCCCCTCCAGATGATCTCCTTGCTTCCAGTACAATCAACAGGAGTCACGGCAGAGGGAAAGAACGCATCGTAGTTCACTGTGTCTTCACAACGAGACATCGGAGTGTTCGCACCAGAGCTAATGACGTGTGTATATACAGGT from the Toxoplasma gondii ME49 chromosome IX, whole genome shotgun sequence genome contains:
- a CDS encoding aspartate carbamoyltransferase (encoded by transcript TGME49_291640), which translates into the protein MEDSKDKAAFSTFCRQLSAAFRHDLIQRAEEKFFRSQLTSVSRLSPPDVVLFVAVASQLRQLLLKSERDAAACPGTLSETSVQNGCSEGAWCELLQGKNIATVFFEPSTRTRCSFEAATLRLGGRVISCGDMQTNSSTKKGESLEDSIRMFAAYSDCIVLRHPEKGSMERATRALKDVRVGRPPCCLLSAGDGAGEHPTQALLDLLTVVQLRPRWWEAQLKKIEGDSSCIRDPNEKNNLVEHQPEATLRVAFVGDLKNGRTVHSLALLLSRFDCHLTAVSTEASALPASVAERVRENFKAQGLSGEERLICSSDFPEAIRTSDVLYMTRLQSERLDHPVVPTSGQQFPPSDYQLTRGLLEKHARPHLKVMHPLPRREEIAVDVDDTNHCAYFTQAENGLYMRMALLSVFLNRGTARMLLGQAS
- a CDS encoding hypothetical protein (encoded by transcript TGME49_291650) yields the protein MRVQRPTNYVVHSQRTLPQWKWNAYAEAPPAPLLASGVVADEDMSVPALVRTYQAQITALTHAHEEIMRDKVRLERLVEPYVCPKTRELVAEPSEDILLLKKGFDIRLQQFNEDCRKASKLEWIIQRKLMHIEEKEDKWVATHPCQVEATCRALKKVKDQGRLIKILQHELDECLYFNDLYAEQLRKMRNECSAGVHAGRPQPTFYTVRTLHQDFETSFKHASDWVKAIRVNPLNNVIPRLREPPPPEGPFEPGFEPPRDAPLQKPVEQHVHGAPAAKPGIADGEGTMLSQLFKALGGITEAAADIKKTVADEMGKDRTRRRSREPSREPAADLLEQVLDRHGTRDVERESMTSPRGARRSPRPGTVSPRHEMRPTLARDATIRSMDDVLRKPQRTISSPRLGLRLGTRTLRSPRSIVDEQPAPSLSRAMSSAFLGG